A region of the Pungitius pungitius chromosome 8, fPunPun2.1, whole genome shotgun sequence genome:
GACAACAGTGCAGCAAAAGCAGCTACACTTGAATATGGCATCCTACCTACAATGCAACAAACCTTCACATGACAAAGAGTAAATCCAACATCTTTCCTGAGCGTTCTCTTGTACCTGCACCGGCCCTCCTACACATTATAGACTTGGGTGGTGGATGTGGTGGATGTGGTGGGTACGGTGGCACTATTTAGTGTTGCAATGGGCCGCTCCCTTCTGACATATCGAGGCTTCCTCACTTCAaaggaaacaagacaaaaaagaacatataatcTTCTGCAAAAGAAGATCAAGAAGAGACATGCACTGGAATCACACTCTATAGCATGTTTGAGCCAACAGCCAGCAGGTTTTCTGCTCTTATGCACCTATTTTTGTGAATACAGGCCGGTCATTTCTACAACAGTCCTCAAGTATGTAACACTTCTACCAACGTTGCCCAATTCATTCATGTGATACTTTGACTGCTTTGCCTTGCATTACCAAATCTTACAACCAGCAAGGGGAGAGTCACAGTACAAAACAGGTAATGTAAGGCTAAGATAGGAAAGTGAACTTACCTGTCGAGGATGGGATCATGACAGCCTAGTAGGGAAAACAAAACCATTCATTTGagacaaatacacaaagaatgtttttgtgccaaaataaataatttagtttCTGAAAAGTACAATTTACTTACAGTCTCACTTGGTTGGAATATGAAGGCTGCAAATGCACAAAAGATTATAGTTATGTTTGGATTTATTTGACTGAATCCCTAAGGCTACAATGACATTGTGTCTCCATGCTCCCTTTCTACTCCCATCCTACATTACAAAAGGATTTGCTGGGTGTGGTGTATAATTACAGTGTGTCAGAGCTTTGAAGTGCTCACCCTTGTTGCGGCGGTAGAAAATACTCGGGAGTCGGTTGGAGCGTTTGAGGTAGAAAAAGGAGGCAACAGAGAGGATGAGGAACAGGCTGATCAACAGAGTTCCAAGAAGAAGAGACGCTGCCACACCCGGCCCTCCTGCTCAGGAACGCCGcagaacagaaaacaaaaaatacattttctaataTTATAAACTCATAGAAACATTAAAGCCAAGACATAAGAAATTGTATCTATAATACAATTTGTAAATCAACTGATTTGGATTTGATATCTTACCAATTTTAGGAATGACAGTAGTTACGGTTGTGTTGTTTCTCCTCTCCCCTGTGTAGTCTAGGATAAACAAAGGGGGACAATTTACAAACTAAAAAATagtaacattctttttttttattgattgatgTCGTTACTGTAGGTGCAGACTGTTCTGTTCTCCCAATCCACAGCTGTTGCGTCACAAAGTATGCAAACAGTGTTGCTGTTCTCAAGGAAACGCCAGACGCATCCTGAAGAAATCAAAGCAAGAACATATGCCACATTTCTTCCTTTAGACATCCAGATATGAACAAATTATTAAATCGCACACTGCGTGTTACATTCTATTCAAGGAAAGAAGTAGAACACtgaaataaatattctttttacattttcttataaCATTAACTGATTTATACACTATATTTACAGTTGAATAGAACCAACGTTTTAAGAGTAGTGAATACTTCGCAGTGTCCTTGCAAGTGTCTCCAATTCTTTCAGTATCAAATTCAAACGTTCTCTTCTTCCGAAATGCAGAGATATTAAACCTGATTCAGCACTACTGCAACATCTGCAAAGTACTTTAATACATCCATTGTGACAATAAAGGAACTTTGAATTAaccaatatatattatatgtaataAATTGAGCAATGGCCAAAGTATTATTTTGCTCTGGCTAATctctgattgatgaagacaaaaTAATGATGTTAAAAAAGTCAAACGTCAGAGATACAAGGAATCATTCACATTACCGGGTTCACAGTGGGTGTCATTTGAACATGAGCTGTTCACTTTCTGTTTCTCGCCACAACACTCAAGGTAGTTCTGATGTAAAGCCTACAAACGAAACATCATTCAGTGGTATTCAAATGATCACAAACAAAGCACACGTTGGCAATTTTGCTCAGTAACATTTTACCTTAGTGACAGGTGTCTCAGGTCTGATAAGAATCACAGTTGcagcaaagacaaaaaggaaggaCAGAGCCATATTCAACcctttaacagaaaaaaagacaccgaCAAGAGTTAGACACACATCAATGACATTGACAAGGCACATTGTAGGCCAAACACACAATCATAATGCATTTCCTGTGACAGCTTGTggcaaaggaaaagagaaaatatttcgTCATTTAAACTTTCCAGCATGACCAGATAACCTAAACATGAAAAAACGTTTAGTCAAAAAATACAGAAGGTGTAAAAAGGTAGCTGTCCCAAGCCTCTCAACTAAAATccctaataataaaaatgtaaaaaacgaTTTGCGGCAGCTGAACTGTCGTGACTCGTTTGACAACCGTGTCGGCTCGCGCTCCTCGACGGCACTTTGCTGACACCTGCCTGCGCGCGCCACAGCTACACGGGGCGACGTCCCTGTGAACAATGCATTGTTTTCCACTCACGTACAAATCCACCACGACTGAAATCTAAACTGTCGCCTGTTTTGAGTGTCAACGCGAGGCCACCTGCCTCTGGTATATGGAAAagtgctaacgttagcgttaGCTAGCTGAATCAGCGAGTTAGCACCTGTCACTGGGGGTGAAGTAAAGCCGCGTTTGTGTCAGCAGCCAAAGCCGTTTAAGAAACGATGTCAGCGTTATAAAGGAAGATTTGCTCATATGGTTAAACCTGTTCAACAATATTGGGTAACGTTACGTTAACAATCGCAGACGGAGCAGCTGCTCGTAACAAAAAAGTTAACTCACCAGCCGGAGCACCAAGCTTTGGCCAGACCAAACTCCGAGGTGTGGTAAAAACCAACCCACGTCAGGTCGAGTTCCGCCGCGGAGGTGTTATCAGGAAACTTACCTATAATTTTGGCAGATTTGTTATCAACGCGCCTCCGTAGTTCAGCCACAGAATGTGACACGGTGCGTTGCTCATAGCTACCTGCTTTCAAATCATTTAGCGTGGACACTTCCGGGCAcaccttttcaaaagaaaatccttAGATTCTCTTGTTCCTGTTTCATCAATTTTAGCCTACTGTACTTAGTAccatatattaaataaatagaaaagatAAGATACTGCTGCTGACAAGAatgactgtatatatatatatataggtaacCTATTATATGATGTAtaatacaacaataaaacaaacagcaagACACCCTCCCTGAAACACATGTACCCCTTTGTCAAGCTACCAATTAAATCCAATTGCAGTCTGCATTACTATGCATGATgctacatttgttttcattttattataatttaatcAAAAACAACTATTGAGTCCTGGCTTAGTTTATGTCCAATAAACACCCAGTGAGCACACAGTTTAGAGTGTAATACCAGATGAATTACCCAGCATTAAAACCTACATGTAATGAATAAAAGTCAGCTTATTATTGTCCTATTTCATCAGTGGTCCtgtattgacatttttttacgATGTGAACAATAGTGTTACTAATTAACTAACTAACCGATTGACTGACTGACTAAATAACTAACGTTAAATAACTTTAGATCTTAAGTGAAGCCGGCCGGACCTCGCGTGGAACTGGACCGTCACATGGCGGGAGATTCAAATCCTTTTCTGCCGGTTGTTTAATCTACGTCCTTTTAACGCCATTTAATCAACGGCCCCCATCAATACAAGGCTACAGATCAATAAGGTATGTGGAGATGTTCTAGCTCAGTGGTTTATCGTATCTTTCAATTGACTCCATGTTATTTTAAATCAGCGAGAGAAGCATTCTCTAGATTAGCGTTAGCT
Encoded here:
- the c8h1orf159 gene encoding uncharacterized protein C1orf159 homolog isoform X1 codes for the protein MCLVNVIDVCLTLVGVFFSVKGLNMALSFLFVFAATVILIRPETPVTKALHQNYLECCGEKQKVNSSCSNDTHCEPGCVWRFLENSNTVCILCDATAVDWENRTVCTYNYTGERRNNTTVTTVIPKIGGPGVAASLLLGTLLISLFLILSVASFFYLKRSNRLPSIFYRRNKAFIFQPSETAVMIPSSTVRKPRYVRRERPIATLNSATVPTTSTTSTTQVYNV
- the c8h1orf159 gene encoding uncharacterized protein C1orf159 homolog isoform X2, whose product is MALSFLFVFAATVILIRPETPVTKALHQNYLECCGEKQKVNSSCSNDTHCEPGCVWRFLENSNTVCILCDATAVDWENRTVCTYNYTGERRNNTTVTTVIPKIGGPGVAASLLLGTLLISLFLILSVASFFYLKRSNRLPSIFYRRNKAFIFQPSETAVMIPSSTVRKPRYVRRERPIATLNSATVPTTSTTSTTQVYNV